A genome region from Vulpes lagopus strain Blue_001 chromosome 7, ASM1834538v1, whole genome shotgun sequence includes the following:
- the GDF15 gene encoding growth/differentiation factor 15, with product MPGQGPAPAHCSPMLVILVMLSWLPSGGALSLAQEHLPAFPGPSDPHSSTDVSRIQELRKRYEHLQTKLRLNQGWADSNPDLVPATRVRILTPKLRLGPRGHLHLRISRADLTAGLPAASRLHRALLRLSPTEPSSWDVTRPLQRQLSRGGSRTPTLRLRPLPRWDRLRALPSARPQLELHWRPRAARGRRNAHAHARDGCPLGEGRCCRLQSLRASLQDLGWANWVVAPRELDVRMCVGACPSQFRSANTHAQMQARLHGLNPDAAPAPCCVPASYEPVVLMHQDSDGRVSLTPFDDLVAKDCHCV from the exons ATGCCTGGACAGGGACCGGCACCAGCACACTGCTCTCCCATGCTGGTGATACTGGTGATGCTCTCCTGGCTGCCTTCGGGAGGCGCCCTGTCTCTGGCCCAGGAGCACCTCCCCGCCTTTCCAGGACCCTCAGACCCGCACTCCAGTACCGATGTGTCCAGAATCCAGGAGCTTCGGAAACGCTACGAGCACCTGCAGACCAAGCTGAGGCTGAACCAAGGCTGGGCCGATTCAAACCCTGACCTCGTCCCTGCAACTCGAGTCCGGATACTCACTCCAAAGC tGCGACTTGGGCCGCGAGGCCACCTGCACCTGCGCATCTCCCGGGCCGACCTGACTGCGGGGCTCCCCGCAGCCTCCCGCCTACATCGGGCGCTGCTCAGACTGTCCCCGACGGAGCCGAGCTCGTGGGACGTGACGCGGCCGCTGCAGCGTCAGCTCAGTCGTGGAGGTTCCCGGACGCCCACACTACGCCTGCGACCGTTGCCTCGGTGGGACCGGTTGCGAGCGTTGCCTTCTGCACGTCCGCAGCTTGAGCTGCACTGGCGGCCACGCGCGGCCAGGGGGCGCCGCAACGCGCATGCGCACGCCCGGGACGGTTGCCCCCTCGGGGAGGGGCGCTGCTGCCGCCTGCAAAGCCTGCGCGCGTCGCTCCAGGACTTGGGTTGGGCCAACTGGGTGGTGGCGCCCCGCGAGCTGGACGTGCGCATGTGTGTAGGCGCGTGCCCAAGCCAGTTCCGGTCGGCGAACACGCACGCCCAGATGCAGGCGCGCCTGCATGGCCTGAACCCCGACGCCGCGCCTGCGCCGTGCTGCGTGCCCGCCAGCTATGAGCCGGTGGTGCTCATGCACCAAGACAGCGACGGGCGCGTGTCGCTGACGCCCTTCGACGACCTCGTGGCCAAGGACTGCCACTGCGTGTGA